In the genome of Mauremys reevesii isolate NIE-2019 linkage group 6, ASM1616193v1, whole genome shotgun sequence, the window CAAAGACAAATCCATGGTAATAGTCAgttgtttctttaaaaacatgTTCTACAAGAGAAAAGGTGCTTTTTATACCTCCCTTTAAAATGAATATTAGTTTTATAGACTTTATTTTAtaaaggagatcagactagatgattgcaaAGACCCCTTTTGGCCTTAGAATGTATACTAAAAccagatttttttcctctctgtggCTGGTTAGAGGAATAAAATGCCATTGTAGAACAATAAGCATTCGGGGTGAAATCTTTCTACgttgaagtcactgggaaaactcacattgaaattaatggtgtttgtctgtgtctgtgtgtcagtCAAGAGTTTATCCTGGGGTTTTGGTCCAAAACTTAAAATCAAACATGCTGTTGATCGTGGATTAGTCTTGAGTCCAGTTTTCTTTAGCTTGCATTAatactatgtttttttttttaattacttttgcTTGATTGCCTGCACTTTATACAAAAAGAGAAAAGTGGATGAAGAACCCTATTTCCTACTATAATATCCTACTTAAATCTAAGTTATATATGAGATTGGTAATAAAATGCctttattaaaaagaacagtGACCTAGGAAAATGTAGGAAGTTGTTAAATGATTAATCAACAGGATTTTATATAAAATACAGTTCTAAACATCTGTAGTTTCCCCTCACTCTAAACCAGTGTAAAAAAACTCAAAAATTATTTGATTGGGAGCCActgatatttatttattcataacTGAATTGGAATAATGAAGTTGTGGTCACAGGTGGCATATGCAAATATGCATTTTTAGTGCTGTTTTCCTGCTGTCATATGTCACACTTGCTGCATCTTCTTTTAAATTAGGTGTAAGACATTTTGGATAGAACTTAATATGTGATTTAAGAACAGGAAGCGCGGTAGAGCTTGATCCTGATTGGGGTCTAAATGCTTCTGCAGTACAAATTTTAAATAACTTATTTAAGTACTTGAAATAATTCCAAGTGCCATCCAATTTTTTGTAGCAATACTGAATTAAATTACCAGCATCTCAATGTGATCAATTTAATGTGTGTCTAAAGTCACATTCTGATGcaatgaatatatattttttgtaatATAGAGAGATACTTGATTAAATGTGTCCAATTTATGATCCCTATGGACTTTTCAGCCTCTGGCTTTAGCTGTCTTCAGCCACTGAATATTTTTATATCCTAAATTCATTTTGTTCCTCTTGTAGGGATTGGATCAGGAGTCAGTTTTCAATTTAATAACCATCAAAATTTTAATATTCTGACATTGTATTCAACTACCAGGTAAGGCTTGTTCtctgcgccaaaaaaaaaaaaaaaaagctgaatgtTCTCAGTTATTTCAGCTGTTTCTCCTGGTCTCAACCACTAATGTAATTTGGATATCACAGTACTTGATTGTTTCTGTAAATCAGGTGGATGGACATCTCCTGTAAATTACATCAGTGGCCACTGCCACTCACAAATTATGTGGCAGAAGGTAggcctagatttttttaaatctgacccAAAGAatctttggtgtgtgtgtgtaatgcgTAAAGAACAGTACCTTTCCTTTTTGTGTGTCTAACTTTATTTTTGAAATTTATAAGCATGAACCTAGTACGGAAGATAGTATGGATCTTGCAAAACTGGTTAACTATGCATGCAAATTATAAAAAGTTGTTTTAGGGATTAAACTGTTCTGCATGTTTTGGCCATTCCCCTCTCCCTTCTTTGTGGAGTACCCTCCCCTTTCCCATTCTCCTTCCAAATTAGTCTGGATCATTTTGTTAAATGTTTGGAGTGTTTTCATATTTTTCAGCATGGAAAGGAAGAGAGCAAGAACAGAGCAAACTGTTACAGTCAATAAGATGTTTTACCAAGAAAACAGTATAGGGGGGAATCAACAGGCAGTACACTACAATGTAATTGCTCAAGTTAAAAAGGTGTGCGAAGTAGTTGATGGATTCATCTATGTTGCTAATGCGGAAGCTCATAAAAGTAAGGAATGTTTATTTTAACTATGTTGACTCATATTTTGTGGATGGTTGAAATGCTGCTAGTACATGAGAATACATTTATACTttgaaggccaaattctgatcatCTTATTCACCTTCAGAAGTGCAGAGAAAGATACTAATCAATATGAGTAAGAATTGAGTCCAAATGAAGGTATTGTGGTTTCAGGACAATTCTTACTAATGATTGACTACTGAATCTGCTCTATAACTTGAGAAATTTAATTTTACAAGGACACTACTAAGCAGGTTATATGCAGTTTTACTACAATATAAAAGCAAGGTGTGGTCAGTTATTCCTTTTGTGTAAATAATTGTTTGGTATGGATTCTTAATCTGAGCTAAAGAGCCGAGCAAATGAGATGGAgatttaaaaatgtcaaatggAAAGATTTAGTTTTGTTAATGGCTTTCTTGTTTAAGGAGACTAAGTAAAGTCCTCTTATTCATGTCTGAATACTAGCGACATCAGAGCAGAATTTTTTTGGAAGCCTTCATGATCCATCACTAACTTTGTGCACACAGCAGCTGACTTCCCTGTGATCTGCCACACACCATCTGTCCTTCTGCTCACTGGTCATCGTCTACTACGGTGACCCACCACCATTCCTTCCATGATAACTTTCTCAAGGATATTTCCATCTCTATGCCAAATGTGACCAAAGTATATACGTTAGCACCAGTTGATTTCCAAGAGCAGAATCCAGTTCTCTCCAATAATATTTCTAACATAAGCATGCATTGTCTTCTCCGTCCAGGAGATATGCAAGAGTCTTTGCCAGCACCACATTTTTTCTTCTTGTCAGCTGTATTAGTTTTCCAAGATTCACATCTATAAGTTGCTATGGAAAAAAATTAAGCTTTTGAGCAATCTAACAGTAATACATTTTGAGATACTGTGGTTTTTCCACAGCTTCATGAGGGAGGCCTTGCTGAGCAAGCCTTCTCTAGTTGTCTTCAGATTTCTTTGGAGCAGCCTCCTTGGCTGAATATGTACGATCCCAGATAATTAAATTCATCTATTGCCTCTACAGCTTCACTGCTCATAATGATGTTTGCTTGCATCCTGTTGTTATTGATCATGTCAATGTACATGAATTTCATTTTTGCCACATTCAGGAATAGTCCATGTTCCTCACTAAGTGGTTTTACAGACTCCAACATTTATTGCATTGCATCGATTGATTTCATCAAAGAGCATCATATCATCAGCATATCTGAGGTTGGTTAAGAAGTGTCCATCAATGGAAGTCCCAGTTCCTTCCACCTTATCAAAATTTTCCAGGGCTTGTCTCATGATAAATTCTGCGTATACATTGAAAAGACCTGGGGACAGAATACATTCATGCCTCGGACTCTCCCCAGTGGAAAACCACTCGCTGTTGCCTGCTGCTGTTCACACCATGGTCTGTTGTGAACAGTAGAGACTTGCAGTGTGTTCAGTGAGATGCTTTGGAGTACTCTACGAAACATATTATCAATGGGAGATTATACTCCCTACATCTTTCATTATATGACTGATATTTGCAATTTGATCACATGTGCCTCGCCCCTCTCAGAAACCAGCTTGTTGTGATGCTACTTCTGCTTCTGTCAATTGCTTCATGCAATCCTGAATTAAGCAGAGCAATACTTTAATTGTGTGTGATACCGGGGAGATGCTTTGATAGTTACTGCACTTTGTTATATCCCCTTTCTTTGTAAAAGCAGAAAGATTCCTTTCGTCCAGTCTTCCCACCAATTTCAAATCATCCATGCATCATTGCAAATTTTCCCCATGAGAGCAATACCATGGTCACCAATTGCTTTTAGTAATTCTGCTGGTACATTATTTACCACTGCTTCTTTTCCAAATTTCATTTTCATAATAACATGCACCATTTCTTCTCAGAGGATTGATGCCTCTGGCTCCATACTCTTTTTTCTGTCATCCTGCATTGTAAGTGGCTCTGATGAGACATACAGGTTGGCACTGTAATCGGAATCACCTTCAGTAAGAACTGTGCCATCATGACCTTTTATAATGCTTGGTCATGGGGAAAACTTTTTAGTAAGAAATCTGACCACTGTGAATCTACCTTTTTATATTATTAGTCTCTTTATAATTCTTAAATTCCTCACATTTTCCCCTGATGTATTCACTTTTGTCTAGTGTGCCTTTGACTCTGTGTGCTCAGTTCCTTGTATTCTCTCCGGTTTCCAGTCCACTCTTTCATTCTGTCATTTTTTTTCATTCGCTCAAACACCTTATCCATTAACCATGGTGTGGTCCAACTCTGACTTTTCAGAATGTGTGCTTAGATGGCTTTGAGCATGATAGTTTTCATTTTATTCCAGAGTTCATTTGGGTTGTTTCTTCTCTTCAAGGAGCCTGTCCATTATCAAATGGTTGGTAAAGTCTCTACAGTTTCTCCTAATGTATGCACTGAAATATCTCATTAGTTTATCATacgtctggcactgcactgaaaCAGAATTCTGCTAAAGTTCTTTCCTTGCTTATTTTCGTATAATCATGGTATAACTCTCCTTCTTTGACCTAGTCTTAAACAGTGGTGTGTGTTTTGATTTACCAGTCCATTAATGGGAAGTTGAATCAAACAGGTTAcctgttgatttttaaaatatgtttcagTTGGGAGTATTTAAACTAGAGCATGTATTTACATTTAGGATTGTTTCTCGCATCTAATTTTATTTACAGAAGATGTAGAACTATAATGAAGAAACATGTCCTGAATATCTTTTAATACTGAAGGTGTGTTTACTTTTTGTTTCTTCAGCCTTCAGCCATGCTAGATGGTCTTCATAATCATTGCCTTTTAAAAGGAGGAAAAAGTCAGATCAGGAAGGGAGAGGTGGAAGGAAGAGGAAGGTGGGGCAACTCACTGCCTCAACTGTCTCTGTGGAAGTTAGGAAAATAGCCTATTGTGACTTTGGTTATTGTTGCTTGGAAGGTACTCCAGTAACTACAATGACGTGTATCCTCCTAAGAACCAAGATAGAAGAAAATTTAATAAAGATGAGTTTGATTATATATAGTAGGGTTTGTATATAGGCTAATACTCATATTTCAAACTGTTTTCTAGAACATGACCGTCAAGATGAATTTGCTCGTGTTTTGGCAATGATAGATCCAACTCTTGGGCCTCCAAACAGACCTGTACTGGTTTTGTCCTGCACCTCTGAAGTTGGCATTGAAAGAATCCCGTGTGTTTACATGGCACATCAACTGCAATTAAATCTGCTAAGCCAACCATGGATGGTATCTTCActtcttaaaatatttgttttctttttgctcATCCTCTTTATATTGTCTTGTGAGTGAGCAGTAATGTTTGAAGTGGACTTTAATTTAAATGTTATTGGCACATTGTAGTTAAAGGAGAACTGCCAGGCAGAAAAGCCTAAATACAGATTTTagataaaatattttcctttgccTTCAGAAGGATAATGTTGGAAAgctttgtgtatttttaaaacataccATTGTTATTTAGAAGACTACATACTTTGAATGAAAATATACTAGAAATTATAGAATTCATAATCTATGTGGAATTCTAAAGTTTGAAACTTTGTTCCCCCAAGAGTTATAAAAAGGAATGTCAAATAACCTGTGATTCCAACTGATACCAATGAAGGAAGTAAGATGTCACAAAACAGCTGAGGGAGGATTAAGAGAGAACTCTATAGGAAATCAATAATGTACAGCTTTCCTAACGGCTCTCTTTATTCATCCTCTGAACAATTCTGTTTCCTTTCCCCTAATTTACTCTAAGAAATATGGTCTGTTTAAGGGTCCCGGAAGCCAGTGACAAAACAGGCAGATTTGACAATACCTGTATGTTTAAGGACAAATATGGAATGTTAATCTAGTATCTGTACACCCAATATGTATATCCATATACCACATTAACATCTGCCATTGTTGGTTTTACAGGTGCAAGACACTGTAGCTGCTACTTTAAGTGGACTGTTAAGTGGAATTGAGTGGATACTGGGAGAAGTTGAATGTAAAAATGGACAATGATCAAACTTGCTTAGTCATACTGTATGGACTTTGTCATTTGCAAAGAGTATGAAGAGAACATTTCGCCCTGATGTTGTACTGACGGATAAGAGTTTTAAAAGGCAGCCCTCTGTGattgcaaatattttaataattccAAATGTAGACTTGAATTATAACTGAAAGCAAGTTTGACTGGATATCAACATTTGACAAAGAAatgagtttcattttttttttatttggggtctTCATAATGCTTTTCATTCTCAGCATATTCTGTAATATAAAACATTCTGCAAACCTTTATCCCCGATTAGCTTAATGCCAGAACAACCCTCTCACCTAGGTGTACGTCATACCAGATTTATGAAGCATACTACATGGAGATCCCTGATGACATAGGCAGCCATCTCCTATATAGTGTGTATTCCTTAAATGGCCAATAAGAGAAGGGACATGCCTTGTACCACAATGTGCGCTTAAGTGATCACCTGCTGTGTCAGGTCTCCCAAAAGGGACCCGTCGTATTTGATCCAAACACTGATCCCAGACTAGGtcctgaaaggaaaaaagaattCTCTCCAGCACCATTGTTTAGGGAAAAGAAGTAAACATAAAGGGGAATCATAAAGCTTAgaccaaaatttttaaaaatgaacatttgaTTGACTTTTTTCCTATGTGTTCTTCATGACATTAATAAAGCTTAGCTGTGTCTGCTTGCTGCTGCAGTAATATTATCTTGAATTTCACATCCATCTGTCACCATGGGAACAAATGTCCTATTTCTTCATTAGAACATCCTGACATCATCTATGAGGCAGAGACATTATCTACTAGGCTCTCAACCGGCAAACCTTCATACAAATACTTTTGGCAGTTAGCAAATATATGAAATATAaatgtttttgttctgcattttctGTGGAgctgaaatatttttataaaatggaaaaaatattccTAGAATTGGAATTAGAGTTTACATATTGCAGTGTGCTAGGGAACAAAATGGGCTCTTTCTCCTACTTCAAGCTAGTAGTTCTCACTCTCTTTGTTGCTTTCCAGTGAATTATAGGATGGATACCTACACACTTTTCCTTGGCTTTTTTGTTGGTTCTCtgggtatttattttttaatcttcttGGTTCTTTTACtctatattttttttctcttacttatcTCAGTAAAACCTTTCTACTAACCAGCAAAGTACTTGCAGCTCTGAGGATGGTGGCATGGGCCATACATAGGTCAAAGGGCAGCTCTGGGGAGCTAGGCCTGATGTGTTTTCATGGAACCAAGGGCTGTGGGAGTAAAGAGAAACTGGAGCCTGCAGCCCTGTATGTTTGAGTAGCTCCCACAGCTGGTTGCAAGAGGGGCTACTATGGGATCAGAGCAGGAAGCCAGGCAATTTTCATGGAGCCAGTCGTCTCTGCTTTATCTCCATCCATGGCACTTGGATACTACAGTGGTCAGGGTCATACAAGTACCTAGTGTGGTGGGAGCCCATGGTGTTCATTACAGAACAATGTTATAATTCTGTATTCATAGGCGTAACATAAACACCTTGTCTACCTTTGACATAGGCATATTTGGGGTGAAAGTTCTATATAAAATTAGTATAAAATTAAGCTAGTGCCACTTAGTTTTACTATTAAGATCTCTGTGAGAGATGAGGGCACTCAACATTTGGGAGGCATGAGTCCTCAAGCAGAACTGTCCAGAGTGAGGCCAATGAAGAGAAAATACAAACATGTTTAGATGCCTGAGCATGCACAGCAAGTGTTCCAGAATAACTTCATCATTCCTCCTATCAAAATACAGGGGACTTTACAAGTGGACCTTACTCCCACTGTCTCTGAATGGAAGGTTGAATTGGTCTCATTCCTGCAAAATATCTATTTCAAAACATTCCATTTGCaaagttcctttttaaaaaaaactttctagTGATTGATATTTAGGCCAGAGGTAGAAATAAAGGAAATTCAAAAACATTTCCTATTTCTATTGCCTCAGGTAGCCAAGGCCTCGTAACTTTTGTTGTATCAGTGCTCATAAAGGACAATTTGGAGTTCTAAGATTAACCCTGGGAGCTCCATATGCCTATtctagcttttatttttttaagagagagagagtgtgtgtgtgtgtatatatatatatatttctcttGTAAGATACTCTGCAGAACAGAAGAGAGAAAACCCATGTATAATGCAATCAATATTTTGGATAAATACCTTAAATATGTATGGCTCTCCATAATTTGTAATATGGCTTCATGTGAATTGCTGattgtaaaataataaaaaaatgctACTATAGTCTAATAGCCACTCTGCTCTGTAGTGGGACAATGCACCTGGTACCACTACAGCTCCTACTATTTCATACATTGGGAAGGAGGATTCAGTTATGCAATGATCACTATTGTAATAGCACTCTCTTTTCTCCCCTCAAAAATGTGTAATAAATTGGTTTTTTAAAGGTGGCAGATCTTTCTTATTTGTGTGGGCACCATAAACGTCTATGCTGTCCAGTAACAGTTAACAAAAAATACCTTTTCCATGGTGCAATCGTTAAACTTATTGGTGCAGAAATATGGGCATAGACCAAAGCAATGATGTTATTTTCAAAAGGGTGGGAAGGTAACAAGTTTCAGTtagaaaaaggagaaaatagatacagggcattttttttctttcacttttttcAGAAGGTAACACAAATAATGGGGAGAgttaaaaagaatttgaaaaaaaaagttcttcatATTGTCTTgtataacatttttatttaaggGATGTGTAATAGTAACAGCTGCTTTGCATAATCAACTCAGTTACCATACTCACGTGTTTAATACATAGAAACAGTTGGttatatgcaggggcggctctagagcccagcggggcaagcacccgcctggggcggccctttcccaggggggcggcaggctgcgcgtGGGGACCTGCCCAGTTATGCGGTGCGAGAGGTCCACTGAGGCTGAGCGCGACCCGCGCCAGCAGCCGCCGCAGCGCATCATGCGCTGCTCCTCCGGCTGCCCCTCCGGGGCCGGCGCGGCCGGGGCGGCTGCATTGTAGAAATTTGTACCCTGGTTATATGCTTGGGCTCCAATGACTGTTGGTGTTTGCAAACATCTCAAACTCAATGGCAATGTTTCGAAAACCAGACTTTCCTTCTGGTGAGAAGGAACAGAAGAACATTTATTTCAAGGCACAGTGATACTATTTTAGTTAATTAGGCCATGTTAGCCCTTCTGCATTAAAtcaaaataactgattttttttcttactatTCTCTTTCCTAACATTTTCTTGTTGGCTCTGATCTTGGTTTCTACATGTTACTCTCAAAGGTGTGATTTAATATGGATATTTgttactcaatgatttttttttaaagaaaagaaagtagTGAAGGTACTATGGGGAATACCCTTTTTTGTG includes:
- the FBXO4 gene encoding F-box only protein 4 isoform X2 gives rise to the protein MSFLSPQDLCHLGSTNQYWSLTVRDPLLWRYFLLRDLPSWSSVDWKSLPDVEIFNKSFSELNDNALYDYMAIYKKSCPLSRHLKSSRPTYGAVTTFLVQSLITQAEPRFALFGPGLEELDESLVRRMMTCPEILPVAGLPQRQIHGIGSGVSFQFNNHQNFNILTLYSTTSMERKRARTEQTVTVNKMFYQENSIGGNQQAVHYNVIAQVKKVCEVVDGFIYVANAEAHKKHDRQDEFARVLAMIDPTLGPPNRPVLVLSCTSEVGIERIPCVYMAHQLQLNLLSQPWMVQDTVAATLSGLLSGIEWILGEVECKNGQ